One genomic window of Methanosarcina acetivorans C2A includes the following:
- a CDS encoding flippase, whose product MFLSEIKKFVSDVGITFVSSALCMFLGFPITVLLGRYLGASDLGLYRMVNTIFGTLMLFATIGIPASVIKYVAEFRDNEEKLREIISASLITSILLGLFSFSFIYINAGIFADLFNMPELTGLLKILAFAFPFSIISNTLLGLLNGLREMTKNACVSIIQSASLLIFTFLLVFKCGVNGAVIGIVLSSVLTTILLVFIQQISKLTFSNIYGTIVQIIDFGSKTVLSNAINLINYQADTLMIGYFMTKMDVGVYSVAIMFAKLIWILPDSLQRITFPLISEYHAKKMSDSIKQVVEKCMKYSCLFLIFISTFFIFWGEEVIDLIFGNEFEGSYFPLIILLIGTLFYGITKSVGSIFASIGKVSLVYKIPLVSAVLNIILNSMLIPLYGINGAALATTISLLVSVTLMIHFMEKLIDIKIDYFWYLKVLFLSGIIVCLYLILKNLINDMLLESVLMILELILFIVLFIDARDKNKIFQLFCVQVN is encoded by the coding sequence ATGTTCTTGTCTGAAATTAAAAAATTTGTATCTGATGTTGGTATTACTTTTGTATCTTCTGCTTTATGTATGTTTTTAGGCTTTCCTATTACTGTGCTTTTGGGTAGATATCTTGGGGCTAGTGATCTAGGTCTTTATCGAATGGTGAACACAATTTTCGGGACACTCATGCTTTTTGCCACAATTGGAATTCCTGCATCTGTTATAAAATATGTGGCTGAATTCCGTGACAATGAAGAAAAACTCCGGGAAATTATTTCGGCAAGTTTGATCACATCTATTTTGTTAGGGCTTTTCTCATTTAGTTTTATTTACATTAATGCAGGTATATTCGCGGATTTATTTAATATGCCTGAACTTACAGGCCTGCTGAAGATTCTTGCGTTTGCATTTCCATTCTCTATTATTAGCAACACACTTCTTGGACTTCTCAATGGCTTGAGGGAGATGACTAAAAACGCATGTGTTTCCATAATTCAGAGTGCATCTTTACTTATTTTTACGTTTCTTTTAGTTTTTAAGTGTGGTGTAAATGGTGCAGTTATTGGAATCGTACTTTCATCTGTTCTGACAACAATACTTTTGGTTTTTATTCAACAGATTTCGAAGTTAACGTTTTCCAATATTTATGGAACAATTGTTCAGATTATTGATTTTGGCTCCAAAACAGTGCTCTCAAACGCAATAAATCTTATTAATTATCAGGCAGATACCTTAATGATCGGATACTTTATGACCAAAATGGATGTTGGAGTTTATAGTGTTGCAATTATGTTTGCAAAACTTATCTGGATTCTTCCAGATTCGCTTCAAAGAATTACTTTTCCCCTAATCTCTGAGTATCATGCAAAAAAAATGAGCGACTCAATAAAACAGGTTGTAGAAAAGTGCATGAAATATAGTTGTCTTTTTTTGATATTTATCAGTACTTTTTTTATTTTTTGGGGAGAGGAGGTCATAGACTTGATTTTTGGAAATGAATTTGAAGGCTCATACTTCCCTTTAATTATTCTGCTTATTGGAACTCTTTTTTATGGAATAACTAAATCAGTGGGCTCTATTTTTGCAAGCATAGGAAAAGTTAGTCTTGTCTACAAAATTCCCCTCGTTTCAGCCGTTTTAAATATTATATTAAATTCTATGTTAATACCTTTATATGGAATAAACGGAGCTGCGTTAGCAACAACCATCTCCTTACTTGTTTCAGTAACTCTAATGATACATTTTATGGAAAAATTAATAGACATCAAAATAGATTACTTTTGGTATCTTAAAGTCTTATTCCTAAGCGGAATTATAGTTTGTTTATATTTAATTTTGAAAAACTTAATTAATGATATGTTATTAGAATCAGTTTTAATGATTTTAGAACTAATATTATTTATTGTGTTATTCATAGATGCTAGGGATAAAAATAAAATATTTCAGTTATTTTGTGTACAAGTCAATTAA
- a CDS encoding glycosyltransferase family 4 protein, with protein MPLKEPKCIEIQRAIMRILHIGNVAGIPQELAKEQRKLGYKSEVISFQNHPFNYSNEHCYPVNSKFPYNYIERFIIFLKIFYKYDIYHFHGGTILPKGVDSIIWKLLEKRLIIHHHGSELRYKKEEYMYSKCADKIIVSTPDLLEWSPHAIWLPNPIDTQRYLFVKSHLQAHKLRILHAPSNQSVKGTEYVIQAINKLEQDGYDIDFILLENISHDEVLKQIELSDIIVDQLILGWYGVFSIEAMCIGKPVLCYIKPDLLVSFQDLPILNTTPESVYTNLIKLIESPELRIKLGIQGRKYVEKTHDSRMITKKLIDLYTK; from the coding sequence ATGCCTCTAAAAGAACCCAAGTGTATTGAAATTCAGAGGGCTATAATGAGAATATTACACATCGGAAACGTTGCAGGAATTCCACAAGAATTAGCTAAAGAACAAAGAAAGCTAGGATATAAAAGTGAAGTGATCTCGTTTCAAAATCATCCATTTAATTATAGCAACGAACATTGTTATCCTGTTAACTCTAAATTCCCGTATAATTATATTGAGAGATTTATAATTTTTTTAAAGATTTTTTATAAATATGATATATATCATTTCCATGGTGGAACAATTCTACCTAAGGGTGTTGATTCCATAATATGGAAATTATTAGAGAAGAGATTAATTATTCATCATCATGGATCCGAACTAAGGTATAAAAAAGAAGAATATATGTATTCAAAATGTGCAGATAAAATAATAGTATCTACCCCGGATCTTCTAGAATGGTCACCCCATGCAATATGGTTACCAAATCCGATTGATACACAAAGATACCTTTTTGTAAAATCACACTTGCAGGCACATAAGTTGAGGATTCTTCATGCGCCCAGCAATCAAAGCGTAAAAGGTACTGAATACGTAATACAGGCAATTAATAAGTTAGAACAAGATGGATACGATATTGATTTCATTCTGCTCGAAAATATATCTCATGATGAAGTCTTAAAACAAATAGAGCTATCTGATATTATTGTAGATCAACTTATTCTTGGATGGTATGGAGTATTCTCAATAGAGGCGATGTGTATTGGTAAACCGGTTTTATGTTATATCAAACCTGATTTGTTAGTGAGTTTTCAAGACTTGCCCATCTTAAATACAACCCCTGAATCAGTATACACAAACCTAATTAAACTCATTGAGAGTCCAGAACTGAGGATTAAACTTGGAATTCAAGGAAGAAAATATGTTGAAAAAACTCATGATTCCAGAATGATTACAAAAAAATTAATTGACTTGTACACAAAATAA
- a CDS encoding acyltransferase family protein: MSYLKLNRLTLLDGIAIILIVFYHSIQTFNTPDAIFWKSTIEIQVLGLVLFTFISGYKFVLNHINELEDKQFLKKYFAKRFIRLYKPYIGYSLLIFIPEYIAIYIATHYFKADFGGITNFWNSLNIQGLENLLVGTNFIAMHLWYLFSLLIITVICIIILYFFNIQTLFIFSLLMLLYNIISAGYYKTSIFLIDDRTMLYLPVFIFGMFLAYYKDNENTKKIFIAFSILFVIALIQIINHSQTSYQLTTCVYGLTFPCLMMLTSSILMKFEYINNILQFCGKYSFQIYLFHVPIIVPALQRSVVYVANLDFSIVPYVITILSIILSIYAYEICKKIRLNILFE, from the coding sequence ATGTCATATCTAAAATTAAATAGGCTAACTCTACTTGATGGAATCGCAATAATTCTTATTGTATTTTATCATTCAATACAGACATTCAATACACCTGATGCCATTTTCTGGAAATCAACTATTGAAATTCAGGTCCTAGGATTAGTCTTATTTACATTTATTTCAGGATACAAATTTGTATTAAATCACATCAATGAATTGGAAGATAAACAATTTTTAAAAAAGTATTTTGCTAAGAGGTTCATTAGGTTGTATAAACCATACATCGGATATTCTCTGTTAATATTTATACCAGAATATATTGCAATATATATAGCAACACATTATTTTAAAGCTGATTTTGGTGGCATTACCAATTTTTGGAATTCCTTAAACATCCAGGGCCTAGAAAATTTATTAGTAGGAACGAATTTTATTGCAATGCATTTATGGTATTTATTTTCTTTACTAATAATAACCGTGATTTGTATTATTATATTATATTTTTTTAATATTCAAACTTTATTTATTTTTTCTCTTTTAATGTTATTATATAATATAATTAGCGCCGGATATTACAAAACCAGCATTTTCCTCATTGATGATCGTACAATGTTATATTTACCAGTATTTATTTTTGGGATGTTTTTGGCATATTATAAAGATAATGAGAATACTAAAAAAATATTTATTGCTTTTTCAATTTTGTTTGTTATTGCTCTGATACAAATAATCAATCATAGCCAAACATCATACCAGCTCACAACATGTGTATATGGACTAACTTTTCCATGTTTAATGATGTTGACATCGTCAATTTTAATGAAATTTGAATATATTAATAATATTTTACAATTTTGCGGCAAATATTCATTTCAAATATACCTATTCCATGTGCCAATAATAGTTCCAGCCTTACAAAGATCAGTCGTTTATGTGGCCAACCTAGATTTTAGTATCGTTCCATATGTAATAACAATATTGTCAATAATATTATCCATTTATGCATACGAGATTTGTAAAAAAATAAGATTGAATATACTTTTTGAATAA
- a CDS encoding sugar phosphate nucleotidyltransferase, with amino-acid sequence MKGVILAGGTGSRLYPLTKVTNKHLLPIYDKPMIYYPMETLINAGIKDIMIVSGRGHAGHFLELLGSGVDFGVHFTYEIQEKAGGIAQALSLAEDFVDGDSVTVILGDNIFQDNIKEDVANFNSGAKIFLKEVTDAHRFGVAELKGKKVIGIEEKPKNPKSDFAVTGLYIYDSDVFNAIKTLKPSGRGELEITDVNNYYINKGMMEYGILDGFWSDAGTFESLLRAGMLVKQNREKKTFGI; translated from the coding sequence ATGAAAGGAGTTATACTTGCAGGCGGCACAGGCAGCAGACTGTACCCTCTAACCAAAGTTACTAACAAACACCTATTGCCGATTTATGACAAACCGATGATTTACTACCCGATGGAGACCCTGATAAACGCCGGAATAAAAGATATCATGATCGTATCCGGTAGAGGGCATGCAGGGCATTTTCTTGAACTTTTAGGTTCGGGGGTCGATTTTGGAGTCCATTTTACCTATGAAATTCAGGAAAAAGCCGGAGGCATTGCTCAAGCACTTAGTTTAGCTGAAGATTTTGTTGACGGAGACAGTGTAACTGTTATTCTCGGGGATAACATCTTCCAGGACAACATCAAAGAGGATGTCGCAAACTTCAATAGTGGTGCCAAAATCTTTTTAAAAGAAGTTACTGATGCTCACAGGTTTGGAGTGGCAGAACTAAAAGGTAAGAAAGTGATAGGGATCGAGGAAAAGCCAAAGAATCCAAAATCTGATTTTGCAGTTACAGGGCTCTATATTTATGATTCCGATGTTTTTAACGCAATTAAAACACTCAAGCCTTCTGGAAGAGGAGAGCTTGAGATTACAGATGTAAATAATTATTACATAAATAAAGGGATGATGGAGTACGGGATTCTGGATGGGTTCTGGAGTGATGCGGGAACATTTGAGAGTTTATTAAGAGCAGGAATGCTTGTAAAGCAAAATAGAGAAAAAAAAACTTTTGGGATATAA
- the rfbD gene encoding dTDP-4-dehydrorhamnose reductase, with protein MRTIKTLIIGASGMLGSDLCKVFPDAVKLIHYDLDITDREQVIESILKIKPDVVINAAAYTNVDGCEDNKELAFQVNGYGPRYIAEACARAGAPLVHFSTDYVFDGSKKEYVETDIPNPINVYGHSKLLGEKKIIENMNDYRIIRISWLFGIHGKNFVETMLKLSGETDTVKVVNDQFGKPTYTMDLANKVKEIIELDPGIYHITNDGICTWYEFASSIIDNVIPCTSEEFPRKAKRPKYIQFL; from the coding sequence GTGAGGACCATTAAAACGCTGATTATCGGCGCCAGCGGGATGCTTGGTTCAGACCTGTGCAAAGTCTTTCCTGATGCTGTTAAACTGATACACTATGACCTCGACATTACAGACAGAGAGCAGGTTATTGAATCCATTCTAAAAATAAAACCTGATGTTGTGATAAATGCAGCAGCCTATACCAATGTGGACGGCTGTGAAGACAACAAGGAACTTGCATTTCAGGTAAATGGATACGGACCAAGATACATTGCAGAAGCCTGCGCCAGAGCAGGTGCGCCACTTGTTCATTTCAGTACCGATTATGTTTTCGACGGCTCCAAAAAAGAGTATGTGGAGACGGATATCCCAAACCCAATTAATGTATACGGGCACTCAAAACTGCTCGGTGAAAAGAAAATCATTGAGAATATGAATGACTACAGGATTATAAGGATTTCCTGGCTTTTTGGAATCCATGGGAAAAATTTCGTTGAAACCATGCTAAAGTTATCCGGGGAAACGGATACCGTTAAGGTTGTCAACGACCAGTTCGGCAAACCCACTTATACAATGGATCTTGCCAACAAAGTAAAAGAAATAATTGAACTCGACCCCGGAATATATCATATTACAAATGATGGAATCTGTACCTGGTACGAATTTGCTTCTTCTATTATCGATAATGTAATTCCCTGTACCAGTGAAGAATTCCCAAGAAAAGCAAAAAGGCCGAAATATATTCAGTTCTTGTGA